Proteins encoded by one window of Deinococcus radiodurans R1 = ATCC 13939 = DSM 20539:
- the ftsH gene encoding ATP-dependent zinc metalloprotease FtsH, producing MTRRAPVRRFSGRWSSRSGSWKAGLLTLHLLTLPVLVQGTAAATTAHVTASANAPTTPAPQPPTWTPNKGNPRLMPENYTVNRFFADLQAGKVERVKLDGAGNTQVFFKEPAGGPNPRWLLLPPDAATLARLRGSGVTMQVTPGGSRFAWLGQALPLVLTALILAVLWRSLRGNGGGGASSFAKSKAAIISEGQIKLTFADVAGCDEAKQDLQEVVDFLRQPEKYHQLGARIPHGVLLVGPPGSGKTLLAKAVAGEAKVPYFSISGSDFVEMFVGVGAARVRDLFEQARKSSPCIVFIDEIDAVGRKRGMNIQGGNDEREQTLNQLLVEMDGFGSGQDVIILAATNRPDVLDAALLRPGRFDRQVVVDAPDVRGREQILRIHSRKKPLDVSVDLGVIARRTAGMVGADLENLLNEAALLAAREGRNRITGRDVDEARDRVLMGPERRSMVVREADRKVTAYHEVGHALAAQLLPNAHRVAKLTVVPRGRAAGYMLPDADDRLHVTRAALEDMIAVALAGRAAEEVVYGEVTTGAQNDFQQATGLARRMVTEWGMSGRIGKVALASDEGNYLGGGPQPLPTSEHTSQVVDEEVRALIDAAYARVLALLREYLPQVHQIVTVLMQRETLSGEEFATLLAGGSLEPLPPVGQVALAPA from the coding sequence ATGACCCGCCGCGCCCCCGTTCGCCGCTTCTCCGGACGCTGGAGCAGCCGAAGTGGTTCCTGGAAAGCCGGCCTGCTGACCCTGCATCTGCTGACGCTGCCTGTACTGGTGCAGGGCACGGCGGCGGCGACCACAGCGCATGTCACGGCCAGCGCCAACGCACCGACCACGCCTGCCCCGCAGCCGCCGACCTGGACCCCGAACAAAGGCAACCCCCGGCTGATGCCGGAAAACTACACCGTCAACCGCTTTTTCGCCGACCTGCAAGCCGGCAAGGTGGAGCGGGTCAAACTCGACGGTGCGGGCAACACCCAGGTCTTTTTCAAAGAACCGGCAGGCGGCCCCAACCCGCGCTGGCTGCTGCTCCCGCCCGACGCCGCCACCCTGGCCCGGCTGCGCGGCAGCGGCGTCACCATGCAGGTCACGCCGGGCGGCTCGCGCTTCGCATGGCTGGGGCAAGCGCTCCCGCTGGTGCTGACCGCGTTGATTCTGGCGGTGCTGTGGCGCTCGCTCAGAGGCAACGGCGGAGGCGGCGCCAGCTCGTTTGCCAAGTCGAAAGCGGCGATTATCAGCGAGGGGCAAATTAAGCTCACCTTCGCGGACGTGGCCGGCTGCGATGAGGCCAAGCAGGACCTGCAAGAAGTCGTGGACTTCCTCCGCCAGCCGGAGAAATACCATCAACTCGGGGCACGGATTCCACATGGGGTTCTTTTGGTGGGCCCGCCTGGGTCGGGGAAAACTTTGCTCGCGAAGGCTGTCGCGGGGGAAGCCAAAGTTCCCTACTTCTCCATCTCCGGCTCCGACTTCGTGGAAATGTTCGTCGGGGTCGGTGCCGCCCGCGTCCGTGACCTGTTCGAGCAAGCCCGCAAATCTTCTCCTTGCATCGTCTTCATTGACGAAATTGACGCGGTGGGCCGCAAACGCGGTATGAACATACAAGGTGGCAATGACGAGCGCGAACAGACGCTCAACCAATTGCTTGTCGAAATGGACGGCTTCGGGAGCGGGCAGGATGTCATTATCCTTGCGGCGACGAACAGACCTGATGTTCTGGATGCCGCCTTGCTCAGGCCCGGACGATTTGACCGACAAGTCGTGGTGGACGCGCCGGACGTGCGAGGACGGGAGCAGATTCTGCGGATTCACTCGCGCAAGAAACCGCTCGACGTGTCGGTGGACCTCGGGGTGATTGCCCGTCGGACGGCGGGAATGGTGGGGGCCGACCTCGAAAACCTGCTGAATGAGGCGGCATTGCTGGCCGCCCGTGAAGGTCGCAACCGCATTACGGGGCGCGATGTAGACGAAGCGCGCGACCGGGTGCTGATGGGACCAGAACGCCGCAGCATGGTCGTGCGTGAGGCTGACCGCAAAGTCACCGCCTACCATGAGGTTGGGCACGCGCTCGCGGCTCAGCTGCTCCCCAACGCCCACCGGGTGGCCAAGTTGACGGTGGTGCCGCGTGGCCGGGCCGCCGGGTACATGCTGCCCGATGCCGACGACCGACTGCACGTCACCCGCGCCGCGCTGGAGGACATGATCGCGGTGGCGCTCGCCGGGCGGGCCGCCGAGGAAGTGGTCTACGGCGAGGTGACGACGGGCGCCCAGAACGACTTTCAGCAGGCGACAGGACTCGCACGGCGCATGGTCACCGAGTGGGGGATGTCCGGGCGCATCGGCAAGGTGGCGCTGGCGTCGGATGAGGGCAATTACCTCGGCGGCGGGCCGCAGCCGTTGCCGACCAGCGAGCACACATCACAGGTGGTGGACGAGGAAGTTCGCGCCCTGATCGACGCCGCTTATGCCCGCGTGCTGGCGCTGCTGCGCGAGTATCTGCCGCAGGTGCATCAGATCGTGACGGTCCTGATGCAGCGTGAGACGCTGAGCGGCGAGGAGTTTGCCACCCTGCTCGCAGGAGGCAGCCTGGAACCGCTGCCTCCTGTAGGACAAGTCGCGCTGGCTCCGGCCTAA
- a CDS encoding DUF4384 domain-containing protein translates to MRPTPLSALLLGGLALGLSACTVTVRPNTGLAGSSNNLISTFIPTKGEGAAYAVGEAVQFRLTTRDAGYATILALNPDGSVNILTRNAYVGAGTTVFPRPQDGVTYNVAPQRGLQKVRAIFLRVRPTTDLVLSGVYDNGRWNTATTEYLTPYAYADRDVQETYLYIR, encoded by the coding sequence ATGCGTCCCACTCCTTTGTCGGCCCTGCTGCTCGGCGGCCTCGCTCTCGGTCTGAGTGCCTGCACCGTCACGGTGCGCCCCAACACCGGTCTGGCGGGCAGCTCCAACAACCTGATTTCGACCTTTATCCCCACCAAGGGCGAAGGTGCGGCCTACGCGGTCGGCGAAGCGGTGCAATTTCGTCTGACCACCCGTGACGCCGGCTACGCGACCATCCTGGCGCTCAACCCCGACGGCTCGGTCAATATCCTGACCCGCAACGCCTACGTCGGCGCTGGGACCACCGTGTTCCCCCGTCCGCAAGACGGCGTGACCTACAACGTGGCGCCGCAGCGTGGGTTGCAAAAGGTCCGGGCCATTTTCCTGCGTGTGCGCCCGACGACCGACCTCGTGCTGAGCGGCGTCTACGACAATGGCCGCTGGAACACCGCGACCACTGAGTACCTGACCCCTTACGCCTACGCCGACCGCGACGTGCAGGAAACTTACTTGTATATCCGCTGA
- a CDS encoding DUF6508 domain-containing protein, protein MTTPTFSRQAFEDVASFLPIFGANGFDFGTWVLRQGSFPFVTYHPEVGRFVRTLERHGWVYESPDFLWGPWLRTPEAAGLLSGETLPGATPEQLARLLTVFARQERIVDGSRLEMYQSGVLLAALRRVQSWLEWLPTGDTDAPPSVRQEWLPPVPAGTPTRQARAFGEPARPRPAAPFVPPHPSSSLTFSEAAQRVHAFISQFEEGYFPPLLLLARLAEETGEIARVIAHQNGKTPKPGEDVGDLEMELADLLFVAICLANERGLSLERGFARMMDKIEQRDKDRWTKKVDLSWDVPETEVQNPSRPRQRPPTPRTPCPRSSSPKCPK, encoded by the coding sequence ATGACCACCCCAACCTTCTCGCGGCAGGCCTTTGAAGACGTTGCCTCGTTCCTGCCCATTTTTGGGGCGAACGGGTTTGATTTCGGGACCTGGGTCCTGCGGCAGGGGTCTTTTCCCTTCGTGACCTATCACCCCGAGGTGGGCCGCTTCGTGCGGACGCTCGAGCGCCACGGCTGGGTCTACGAATCGCCCGATTTCCTGTGGGGGCCGTGGCTGCGGACCCCCGAAGCGGCGGGCCTGCTCAGTGGCGAAACCCTGCCCGGCGCCACCCCCGAACAGCTTGCCCGGCTGCTGACCGTCTTTGCCCGTCAGGAACGCATCGTGGACGGCTCGCGGCTGGAAATGTACCAGTCGGGCGTGCTGCTCGCCGCCCTGCGCCGCGTGCAGAGCTGGCTGGAATGGCTGCCGACAGGTGACACCGACGCCCCGCCCAGCGTGCGCCAGGAGTGGCTGCCCCCGGTGCCGGCGGGAACTCCGACCCGGCAGGCACGGGCCTTCGGGGAGCCGGCCCGCCCGCGCCCCGCTGCGCCGTTCGTGCCGCCGCACCCGAGTTCCAGCCTCACCTTTTCCGAGGCGGCGCAGCGTGTCCACGCCTTCATCTCGCAGTTCGAGGAAGGCTATTTCCCGCCGCTGCTGCTGCTCGCCCGCCTCGCCGAAGAAACCGGCGAAATCGCGCGGGTGATCGCCCACCAGAACGGCAAGACGCCCAAGCCCGGTGAGGACGTGGGCGACCTCGAAATGGAACTCGCCGACCTGCTGTTCGTCGCCATCTGCCTCGCCAACGAGCGCGGCCTGAGCCTGGAGCGCGGTTTCGCCCGCATGATGGACAAAATCGAGCAGCGCGACAAGGACCGCTGGACGAAAAAAGTGGACCTGTCGTGGGACGTGCCGGAGACCGAAGTGCAGAACCCATCGAGGCCGAGGCAGAGGCCACCGACCCCGAGGACACCATGCCCGAGGTCATCGTCACCGAAGTGCCCGAAGTGA
- a CDS encoding YfiT family bacillithiol transferase produces the protein MIDPRYPLGPMPQPRDLSDDERQEARAALRALPGELRAAVAGLSEPQLDTPYREGGWTVRQVVHHVADRHLNAYVHTARVLSGGEALAQPAHEEAWAALPASSFATELSLLLLERLHIHWDEVLADVTDWQQAGLRPDGSEWTLDGLLGQAAWHGRHHTAHITRLREREGW, from the coding sequence ATGATCGACCCGCGCTACCCCCTGGGGCCGATGCCGCAGCCGCGTGACCTCAGCGACGACGAGCGGCAAGAGGCGCGGGCGGCCCTGCGTGCCCTGCCCGGTGAACTGCGGGCGGCGGTGGCTGGACTGTCTGAGCCGCAGCTCGACACGCCCTACCGCGAGGGCGGCTGGACGGTGCGGCAGGTCGTTCACCATGTGGCCGACCGCCACCTCAACGCTTACGTTCACACGGCGCGGGTGCTGTCGGGCGGGGAAGCGTTAGCCCAGCCTGCGCATGAGGAAGCGTGGGCCGCGCTCCCCGCGTCCAGTTTCGCCACCGAACTCAGTCTGCTGCTGCTTGAGCGGCTGCACATCCATTGGGACGAGGTGCTGGCAGACGTGACCGACTGGCAGCAGGCCGGCCTGCGCCCCGACGGCAGCGAGTGGACACTCGACGGGCTGCTCGGTCAGGCCGCCTGGCACGGGCGTCACCACACCGCCCACATCACCCGGCTGCGCGAGCGCGAGGGCTGGTAA
- a CDS encoding Nudix hydrolase: MEHDERTHVPVELRAAGVVLLNERGDILLVQEKGIPGHPEKAGLWHIPSGAVEDGENPQDAAVREACEETGLRVRPVKFLGAYLGRFPDGVLILRHVWLAEPEPGQTLAPAFTDEIAEASFVSREDFAQLYAAGQIRMYQTKLFYADALREKGFPALPV, encoded by the coding sequence GTGGAGCACGACGAGCGAACCCACGTTCCGGTGGAGCTGAGGGCCGCCGGGGTCGTCCTGCTGAATGAGCGGGGCGACATCCTGCTGGTGCAGGAAAAAGGAATTCCTGGTCACCCGGAAAAGGCCGGGTTGTGGCACATCCCCTCCGGCGCCGTCGAGGACGGTGAAAATCCGCAGGACGCCGCGGTGCGCGAGGCCTGCGAGGAAACCGGCCTGCGCGTGCGCCCCGTCAAGTTCCTGGGCGCTTACCTGGGCCGCTTCCCCGACGGCGTGCTGATTTTGCGCCACGTCTGGTTGGCCGAGCCGGAGCCGGGACAGACGCTCGCCCCTGCTTTCACTGATGAAATAGCCGAGGCCAGCTTCGTCAGCCGCGAGGACTTTGCCCAGTTATATGCGGCGGGCCAGATTCGCATGTATCAGACCAAACTGTTTTACGCCGACGCCTTACGGGAAAAGGGCTTTCCCGCCCTCCCTGTTTAA
- a CDS encoding FAD-binding oxidoreductase, with amino-acid sequence MDPAALAALQTRFGEQLSTAHAVREAHARDESRMDYHLPDAVLHVQSEQDVVDALRIAGEYLFPIVPFSVGSSLEGQVIPVRGGLTLNLLGMNRVLAIEPGGFQATVQPGVTYPELNRQARRHGLFFPVDPGAEASLGGMASTNASGTGAVKYGTTRDNVLEMRVALPGGRVVRVGSKARKTSAGYDLKNLFIGAEGTLGVITELTVRLWPLPAEVVVLRCNFGTVAEAAACAVTVMGAALQPERLELIDEHEIHAVNVQLERDYPERPTLWIELASPSRAALEESLSVCSDLCRDAGGQDLAVATSAEERAAVWEARHKAYSSMVAMYPGHVNLSTDVCVPLHRLPAVVAATRAKCDERGLNASFVGHVGDGNFHVLFHAAPDDRATWDAIHATYDEMMTLTLAAGGTCSGEHGIGLHKQKYLAQERADTLELMREVKALFDPQGLLNPGKIF; translated from the coding sequence ATGGACCCCGCCGCCCTCGCCGCCCTGCAAACCCGCTTTGGAGAACAGCTTTCGACGGCCCACGCCGTGCGTGAGGCGCACGCCCGCGACGAGAGCCGCATGGATTACCACCTGCCCGACGCCGTGCTGCATGTTCAGAGTGAGCAAGACGTGGTGGACGCGCTGCGTATAGCGGGTGAATATCTATTCCCCATCGTGCCGTTTTCGGTGGGCAGCAGCCTGGAAGGGCAGGTCATCCCGGTACGCGGGGGACTGACGCTGAACCTGCTCGGGATGAACCGCGTCCTTGCCATCGAACCGGGCGGCTTTCAGGCGACGGTGCAGCCAGGCGTGACCTACCCCGAACTCAACCGGCAGGCGCGGAGACACGGCCTCTTTTTTCCGGTGGACCCCGGCGCAGAGGCGAGTCTGGGCGGCATGGCGTCCACCAACGCGAGCGGCACCGGCGCGGTGAAATACGGCACCACTCGCGACAACGTGCTGGAAATGCGGGTGGCGCTGCCCGGTGGGCGCGTCGTCCGGGTGGGCAGCAAGGCCCGCAAGACGAGCGCCGGGTACGACCTCAAAAATCTCTTCATCGGCGCGGAGGGCACGCTGGGCGTCATCACCGAGCTGACGGTGAGGCTCTGGCCGCTGCCCGCCGAGGTGGTGGTGCTGCGCTGCAACTTCGGGACGGTGGCCGAAGCGGCGGCCTGCGCGGTGACGGTCATGGGCGCGGCGCTGCAACCCGAGCGGCTCGAACTCATCGACGAGCACGAGATTCACGCGGTGAACGTGCAACTCGAGCGCGACTACCCCGAGCGGCCCACGCTGTGGATCGAACTCGCCTCCCCCAGCCGCGCCGCCCTGGAAGAATCGCTCTCTGTGTGCAGTGACCTGTGCCGCGACGCGGGCGGGCAGGACCTCGCCGTCGCCACGAGCGCCGAGGAACGCGCCGCCGTGTGGGAGGCCCGCCACAAGGCGTATTCCTCGATGGTGGCGATGTATCCGGGCCACGTCAACCTCAGCACCGACGTGTGCGTGCCGCTGCACCGCCTGCCCGCAGTCGTGGCGGCCACCCGCGCCAAGTGCGACGAGCGCGGCCTGAATGCCAGCTTTGTGGGACACGTCGGCGACGGCAATTTCCACGTCCTGTTCCACGCGGCCCCCGACGACCGGGCGACCTGGGACGCCATCCACGCCACCTACGACGAGATGATGACGCTGACCCTTGCGGCGGGCGGCACCTGTTCGGGCGAACACGGCATCGGGCTGCACAAGCAGAAGTATCTGGCGCAGGAGCGCGCCGACACGCTGGAACTGATGCGCGAGGTCAAGGCGCTGTTCGACCCGCAGGGGCTGCTCAATCCAGGGAAGATTTTTTAA
- a CDS encoding amino acid ABC transporter permease — translation MDFNLIVQNLPFLLQGALMTIKITALSLVLGVVGGTLVALARLSPFKPLSWLALTFIELVRGTPLLVQIFVIFFGLPQLLEHPINEFWAGVAAFSVNSAAYVAEIVRAGIQGLPKGQTEASRSLGLSPAQTMRHIILPQAFTRVLPPLVNEAISLLKNSSLLSAISIVELTRAGQLVSSRTFKPFEMYLAVSLIYLAMTLFLSWVARRLEARWQVR, via the coding sequence ATGGACTTCAACCTCATTGTTCAGAATCTGCCCTTTTTGCTTCAGGGCGCCCTGATGACCATCAAAATCACGGCGCTTTCGCTGGTGCTGGGGGTGGTCGGGGGCACGCTGGTGGCGCTGGCGCGGCTGTCGCCTTTTAAGCCGCTCTCGTGGCTGGCGCTCACCTTTATCGAACTGGTGCGCGGCACGCCGCTGCTGGTGCAGATTTTCGTCATCTTCTTCGGGCTGCCGCAACTGCTGGAGCATCCCATCAACGAATTCTGGGCGGGCGTGGCGGCGTTTTCGGTCAACTCGGCGGCGTATGTGGCCGAAATCGTGCGCGCGGGCATTCAGGGTCTCCCGAAAGGGCAGACCGAAGCCTCGCGCTCGCTGGGCCTGAGCCCCGCGCAGACCATGCGGCACATCATCTTGCCGCAGGCGTTTACGCGGGTGCTGCCGCCGCTGGTCAACGAGGCCATCAGCCTGCTCAAAAACTCGTCGCTGCTCTCGGCCATTTCCATCGTCGAACTCACGCGCGCGGGGCAACTGGTGTCGAGCCGCACCTTCAAGCCGTTCGAGATGTACCTCGCCGTGTCGCTGATTTATCTCGCCATGACGCTGTTTCTGAGCTGGGTGGCCCGCCGCCTCGAAGCCCGCTGGCAGGTGCGCTGA
- a CDS encoding cupin domain-containing protein: protein MSFVTVLRGQLEFVVEDAHYFLGEGDSLTVSSRIPHTWRNPAAQEAEVLWVTSPFL, encoded by the coding sequence GTGTCTTTCGTCACCGTGCTGCGCGGGCAACTGGAATTCGTGGTCGAGGACGCTCATTACTTTCTCGGCGAGGGCGACAGCCTGACCGTGTCCAGCCGCATTCCCCACACCTGGCGCAACCCGGCGGCGCAGGAAGCCGAGGTGCTGTGGGTGACCAGCCCTTTTTTGTAG
- a CDS encoding PLP-dependent aminotransferase family protein, which produces MLKTAQTTLTEGVINLAVGHPSLHMLPLREMEQAAAHRFAQGNAEFLQYGYEWGDGFLRTELAAYLTREYGFPVSAEQTFISGGTSQAIDLCCAMLTRPGDTVIVEDPTYFFAFGMFRDHGLNIVTAPVDEQGLDVDALETLVAQHRPKLVYTIPVHQNPAGVTLPQERREKLVRLAQEHGFTILADEVYQLLTFEGTPPPSFAAWADTGQVVSLGSFSKILAPGTRLGWINAREDVLERLAQNGALVSGGGYSPLGGGMVRSMLELGLLPEYIGKLRETFRRRSRALADALDELRPLGLDFQRPTGGYFIWVTLPAGVSATELLPRALDHGVRFQPGPLFSPNGTQTDKARLCFAFYEEAELVEGVRRLGEVLRQVR; this is translated from the coding sequence ATGCTCAAAACCGCCCAGACCACCCTGACAGAGGGCGTCATCAACCTCGCGGTAGGGCACCCCTCGCTGCACATGCTGCCGCTGCGTGAAATGGAACAGGCCGCCGCGCACCGCTTCGCGCAGGGCAATGCCGAATTTTTGCAGTACGGCTACGAGTGGGGCGACGGGTTCCTGCGCACCGAACTCGCCGCGTATCTGACTCGTGAATACGGCTTTCCCGTGTCTGCCGAGCAGACCTTCATCTCGGGCGGCACCTCGCAGGCGATTGACCTGTGCTGCGCGATGCTTACTCGCCCCGGCGACACGGTCATCGTAGAAGACCCTACTTACTTTTTTGCCTTCGGCATGTTCCGCGACCACGGACTGAACATCGTGACGGCGCCGGTAGACGAGCAGGGCCTCGACGTGGACGCCCTCGAAACACTGGTGGCGCAGCACCGGCCCAAGCTCGTTTACACCATCCCGGTGCATCAAAACCCCGCCGGCGTGACGCTGCCGCAGGAACGGCGCGAAAAGCTGGTGCGGCTGGCGCAGGAGCACGGCTTTACCATCCTGGCCGACGAGGTGTACCAGCTCCTCACCTTTGAGGGCACCCCACCGCCCAGTTTCGCCGCCTGGGCCGACACCGGGCAGGTCGTCAGCCTCGGCAGCTTTTCCAAGATTCTGGCCCCCGGCACCCGCCTCGGCTGGATCAATGCCCGCGAGGACGTGCTGGAGCGGCTCGCGCAAAACGGTGCGCTGGTGAGCGGCGGCGGCTACAGCCCGCTGGGGGGCGGCATGGTCCGCAGCATGCTGGAGCTGGGGCTGCTCCCCGAGTACATCGGCAAGCTGCGCGAAACCTTTCGCCGCCGCTCGCGGGCGCTGGCAGACGCGCTCGACGAACTGCGCCCGCTGGGGCTGGATTTTCAGCGGCCTACCGGCGGATATTTCATCTGGGTGACGCTGCCCGCTGGCGTGTCGGCCACCGAACTGTTGCCCCGCGCCCTCGACCACGGCGTGCGCTTTCAGCCCGGTCCTCTCTTTTCTCCGAACGGCACCCAGACCGACAAAGCGCGGCTGTGCTTCGCCTTCTATGAGGAAGCAGAATTGGTGGAAGGCGTGCGGCGGCTGGGCGAAGTGTTGCGGCAAGTCAGATAA
- a CDS encoding alpha-hydroxy acid oxidase, producing the protein MSLPYLNLREMEQAAAGVLPPAAFAYYTGGANDEHTLRENREGYARLKLRPRMLVDVSHIDTSTTVLGLPLAFPVGVAPCALHGLVHPDAEVATARAAASLGSLMTLSTMSHRTIEDVSDAAGGQFWFQLYLYKDREVSRALVQRAEAAGARALVLTVDAPVLGRREAIIRTPVHIEPGTVLPNIGPRVPGSEHLDDLQYFDSLLDPAITWNDIGWLRGITGLPIVLKGLLTAEDVALAVQHGCHIWASNHGGRQLDTAVTALDALPEIAEAANGRAEIYLDGGVTRGTDVLKALALGANAVFLARAVLYGLALAGEDGARHTLELLRDEVRLAMMLCGKTQVSELGPELIWR; encoded by the coding sequence ATGTCGCTTCCCTACCTCAACCTGCGCGAGATGGAACAGGCCGCCGCCGGGGTGCTGCCGCCCGCCGCCTTTGCCTACTACACCGGCGGCGCGAACGACGAGCACACCCTGCGCGAGAACCGCGAGGGCTACGCCCGGCTGAAGCTGCGGCCCCGGATGCTGGTGGACGTGTCGCACATCGACACCTCCACGACGGTGCTGGGCCTGCCGCTCGCCTTTCCGGTGGGTGTGGCCCCCTGCGCCCTGCACGGCCTCGTGCACCCCGACGCCGAAGTGGCGACTGCCCGCGCCGCCGCCAGCTTGGGCAGCCTGATGACGCTCTCGACCATGAGCCACCGGACCATCGAGGACGTGTCGGACGCGGCGGGCGGGCAGTTCTGGTTTCAGCTCTACCTCTACAAGGACCGCGAGGTCAGCCGCGCTCTGGTGCAGCGGGCCGAGGCCGCCGGAGCGCGGGCACTGGTGCTGACGGTGGACGCGCCGGTGCTGGGACGCCGCGAAGCCATCATCCGGACGCCCGTACACATCGAGCCTGGCACCGTGCTGCCCAACATCGGCCCCCGCGTGCCGGGCAGCGAGCATCTGGACGACCTCCAGTATTTCGACTCGCTGCTCGACCCCGCCATTACCTGGAACGACATCGGCTGGCTGCGCGGTATCACCGGGCTGCCGATTGTCCTCAAGGGGCTGCTCACCGCCGAGGACGTTGCCCTCGCCGTGCAGCACGGCTGCCACATCTGGGCGAGCAACCACGGCGGGCGGCAACTCGACACCGCCGTGACTGCCCTCGATGCCCTGCCCGAAATCGCGGAGGCGGCGAACGGACGGGCCGAGATTTATCTCGACGGCGGCGTCACGCGCGGCACCGATGTCCTCAAAGCGCTCGCACTCGGGGCGAACGCGGTGTTTCTCGCCCGCGCCGTCCTTTACGGCCTCGCGCTGGCGGGGGAGGACGGCGCGCGGCACACGCTGGAGCTGCTGCGTGACGAGGTGCGGCTGGCAATGATGCTGTGCGGCAAAACGCAGGTGAGCGAGCTGGGGCCGGAGCTGATCTGGCGCTGA
- a CDS encoding ZIP family metal transporter, with product MPGVDFFNDLSTPMQALLATIFTWSLTALGASAVLFTRSVSNRLLNIAQGLAAGVMLAASFWSLLAPAIGLLLGAAFVGLLDKLLPHLHPGFSHGEAEGPPARWSQGALLLAAMTLHNFPEGMAVGVSFGAAGAGAGGATLGGALALALGIGLQNIPEGLAVALPLRAAGLSRRRAFMFGQASALVEPVGGWLGAAFVGTSLPLMPYALSFAAGAMIFVVIEELIPEAQRGGNADIATQATLLGFVAMMILDVALG from the coding sequence ATGCCCGGCGTGGACTTTTTCAACGACCTTTCGACGCCCATGCAGGCGCTGCTGGCGACCATTTTCACCTGGTCGCTGACGGCGCTGGGCGCTTCGGCGGTGCTGTTTACCCGCTCGGTCAGCAACCGCTTGCTGAACATTGCGCAGGGGCTGGCGGCGGGGGTCATGCTGGCGGCGAGTTTCTGGTCCTTGCTCGCCCCCGCCATCGGCCTGCTGTTGGGCGCGGCGTTCGTGGGGCTGCTGGACAAGCTGCTGCCGCACCTGCACCCCGGCTTTTCGCACGGCGAGGCCGAGGGACCGCCCGCCCGCTGGTCGCAGGGCGCCTTGCTGCTGGCCGCCATGACCCTGCACAACTTTCCCGAGGGCATGGCGGTGGGCGTGTCCTTCGGTGCGGCGGGCGCAGGAGCCGGGGGCGCCACGCTGGGCGGCGCGCTGGCGCTGGCCCTCGGCATCGGCCTTCAGAACATTCCGGAAGGGCTGGCGGTGGCGCTGCCGCTGCGGGCTGCGGGGCTGTCACGGCGCCGGGCCTTCATGTTCGGACAGGCGTCGGCGCTGGTCGAGCCGGTGGGCGGCTGGCTGGGCGCGGCCTTCGTGGGCACGTCGCTCCCGCTGATGCCCTACGCCCTGAGTTTTGCGGCGGGCGCGATGATTTTCGTCGTTATCGAGGAACTGATTCCCGAAGCGCAGCGCGGCGGCAATGCCGACATCGCCACACAGGCCACCTTGCTCGGCTTCGTGGCGATGATGATTCTGGACGTGGCGCTGGGGTGA
- a CDS encoding ABC transporter ATP-binding protein — protein sequence MTAVRTVAPHTAGGTPVLELQNVHSYYGQIEALKGLNMTVNEGEIVALIGGNGAGKTTTLRTISGMMKPKTGSVTYLGQNVTGVPSHQLIGRGMAHVPEGRRIFPQMTVRENLEVGAYTVNDKAAINARIEEGFELFPRLRERESQLGGTMSGGEQQMLAIARALMIAPKVLLLDEPSMGLSPLFVENIFSIIERLNKERGTTILLVEQNASMALAIADRAYVLQTGEIKLSGNAQDIARDETVRKAYLGDE from the coding sequence ATGACGGCTGTGCGAACAGTGGCCCCCCACACGGCGGGCGGCACTCCGGTGCTCGAGCTGCAAAACGTCCACAGCTACTACGGCCAGATCGAGGCGCTCAAGGGCCTGAACATGACCGTGAACGAGGGCGAAATCGTGGCGCTGATCGGCGGCAACGGGGCGGGCAAGACGACCACCCTGCGCACCATCAGCGGCATGATGAAGCCCAAGACGGGCAGCGTGACGTACCTGGGCCAGAACGTGACCGGCGTGCCGTCGCACCAGCTCATCGGGCGCGGCATGGCGCACGTGCCGGAAGGGCGGCGCATCTTCCCGCAGATGACGGTGCGCGAGAACCTCGAAGTCGGCGCCTACACGGTGAACGACAAGGCCGCCATCAACGCCCGCATCGAGGAAGGCTTCGAGCTGTTTCCCCGCCTGCGCGAGCGCGAGTCGCAGCTCGGGGGCACCATGTCGGGCGGCGAACAGCAGATGCTGGCGATTGCCCGCGCCCTGATGATCGCGCCCAAAGTGCTGCTCCTCGACGAGCCGAGCATGGGCCTGTCGCCGCTTTTCGTGGAAAACATCTTCTCCATCATCGAGCGGCTGAACAAGGAGCGCGGCACCACCATCTTGCTGGTGGAGCAGAACGCGAGCATGGCGTTGGCGATTGCCGACCGCGCCTACGTCCTGCAAACCGGCGAAATCAAACTCAGCGGCAACGCGCAGGACATCGCGCGGGACGAGACGGTCCGGAAAGCGTACCTGGGCGACGAGTAG